The following is a genomic window from Amycolatopsis australiensis.
CGCCGAACACGCCCGCGGCGACCAGGCCGAACGTGGTGAGCCGGGCGTTCGTCTTGGACAGCGTGATCTCCGACGGGAGCACCCGCGGGGTCACGGCGGCCTTGAGCACGGTGAACGACTTGGACAGGACCATCATCCCGAGCGCGGCCGGGTAGAGCAGCCAGTCGTCGAAGTGCAGCGCCATCACGACGGCCATCAGGCCCTGGCCGATCGACGACGCGCACATCGCCAGCCGCCTGCCGCGCTGCACCTTGTCGAGCGCGGGCCCGATCACCGGCGCGACCAGCGCGAACGGCGCGATCGTGATGAGCAGGTAGAGCGCGACCTTGCCCTTGCTCTCGCCGCTGGTCGCGGCGAAGAACAGCGTGTTGGCCAGCGCGATCGCCATCGCCGCGTCGCTGGCGTAGTTCAGCATCACGGCGTAGGTCAGCGAGGTGAGCCCGGACTTCTCGGCGCCGTCGGCCTTCGTCGCACGCTGGAAGGCATCGACGGCCTGGCCGGTCAGCTGACGACTGCGCATCGCCGCCACACGCGTGACGGTGATCTTCTTCGGCAGCTTCGGCGTGCTGCCCGGCGTCCGCGGCTCCTCCCGCGGCGGCGCGGGTTCCGGCTCGGGCGGACGCGGTTCGCCCGCGTAGCCGCCGGTGTCGTAGTGCTCGTACTCGCCGCTGCCGGGACGGCGGTCGCCCTGGTAGAAGCCGGGCGGCTCGCGGCGCAGGGGCTCGGTGCGGTTCGGGTCGGGCGGCGGATACGGCCGCGCGCCCCGCGGGGGCGGTGGCCGGTGCCCCATCGGCGCGGCGGCGGTCGGGGCCTCGTTCGCGTCGTAGTACGCGCCGCGCGGCGGCGCGGGCCGCTCCACGCGAGTGGGCGGCGGCGCGCTCCGGTGCTCGGCGCGGGCGGGCGGCGGGGCGACCGCTTCCCGCCACGGCTTGGCGTGCGCGGCGCCCGGCTCCGGCGTCCAGCGTCGCTTCGACTTCCGGCCGCGCTGCTGCGAGCCGGAGCCGTCGGAGCGGGAGCCGAAGAGTG
Proteins encoded in this region:
- a CDS encoding MFS transporter, producing MALFGSRSDGSGSQQRGRKSKRRWTPEPGAAHAKPWREAVAPPPARAEHRSAPPPTRVERPAPPRGAYYDANEAPTAAAPMGHRPPPPRGARPYPPPDPNRTEPLRREPPGFYQGDRRPGSGEYEHYDTGGYAGEPRPPEPEPAPPREEPRTPGSTPKLPKKITVTRVAAMRSRQLTGQAVDAFQRATKADGAEKSGLTSLTYAVMLNYASDAAMAIALANTLFFAATSGESKGKVALYLLITIAPFALVAPVIGPALDKVQRGRRLAMCASSIGQGLMAVVMALHFDDWLLYPAALGMMVLSKSFTVLKAAVTPRVLPSEITLSKTNARLTTFGLVAAGVFGALASGVNAITGSAGALWFTALICVAAAVQSMRIPSWVEATEGEVPTSLSAHPKEKKRRQPMGRHIVVALWGNGSVRVLTGFLMMFAAFAVKAQTENSGHSPFMQLLLLGIIGAAAGAGGFLGNALGSRLHFGSPDQVIVGCVAGCVLAALVATLLPGLATAAIVGLIGATASALAKISLDAVIQEDLPEESRASAFGRSETVLQLAWCLGGAVGLLLPPTYWIGFLVITVVLAIGLAQTYLVRRGGSLVPGLGGDRPLRPEPTGSFPAQGVPGDPRARR